A genomic segment from Rubrobacter tropicus encodes:
- a CDS encoding pilus assembly FimT family protein, which produces MGEWGFTLPEVVITIVVLGVLMGIASSTWFSVIESRAVDSAANQLASDLRLAHTRSTNQLANWRVVLSPEKAKESMGPDYYLVKMTSSGGVAAGTAIDRTLPDNTKVVGVPALQDDAAVTTLYSTLGLSGPTRSLEFSPDGSMRNVTVGAGSNEIRVTVDGNPTTRLEFVDVTSRIKVD; this is translated from the coding sequence GTGGGCGAGTGGGGATTCACGCTGCCGGAGGTTGTAATCACCATCGTCGTCCTGGGTGTCCTTATGGGCATCGCCAGCTCTACCTGGTTCAGCGTGATAGAGAGCAGGGCCGTGGACTCCGCAGCCAACCAGTTGGCGTCTGATCTGCGGCTCGCCCATACCAGGTCCACCAACCAGTTGGCGAACTGGCGCGTCGTCCTCTCGCCCGAGAAAGCCAAGGAGAGCATGGGCCCCGACTACTATCTGGTAAAGATGACGAGCTCGGGCGGCGTTGCCGCGGGCACCGCCATAGATCGCACCCTGCCGGACAATACAAAGGTCGTGGGTGTGCCGGCGCTCCAGGACGATGCCGCCGTCACCACCTTATACTCGACCCTGGGATTATCCGGGCCCACCCGATCGCTGGAGTTCTCTCCGGACGGGTCGATGCGAAACGTGACGGTCGGCGCCGGATCCAACGAGATCCGGGTGACGGTAGATGGCAACCCTACGACTAGACTAGAGTTCGTAGATGTGACCTCGAGGATAAAGGTTGACTAG
- a CDS encoding YifB family Mg chelatase-like AAA ATPase — MSVCRVRSLSLFGIDALPVEVEVDVSAGLPGFSIVGLPDAAVQEARERVRVAISNSGYKFPTKKVIVNLAPANLRKEGAAFDLPMALGILAASGSLPPSGLEDVGVVGELSLDGGLRAVRGALSMAEAARLGGLRRLVLPEKNAGEAAASGGIEVYGVGGLREAAAFLASGNGVEPAEPWSENGEEPAPAEDFADVAGQGYAKRALEVAAAGGHNVVMSGPPGSGKTMLARRMPGILPPLSLGERIEVTKVHSAGGEANGSLLRVRPFRAPHHTISTAGLAGGGSNPRPGEVSLAHHGVLFLDEFPEFGRRTLEVLRQPLEDGYVTISRVAATLSYPARVTLLCSMNPCPCGYAGDARRACRCTPGQIERYQGRISGPLIDRMDLFVDVPRLSREELRGGPRAEPSRAIRERVTAARRAQLDRQGSPNCALSGRVLRAACGLRGDAEALFARAIDRMGLSGRGHDRVLRVARTVADLSGEGDIAVEHLAEALNYRRAYGAGG; from the coding sequence ATGTCCGTTTGCAGGGTTAGAAGTCTGAGCCTGTTCGGGATCGACGCGCTGCCGGTCGAGGTCGAGGTGGACGTGAGCGCGGGCCTGCCCGGGTTCTCGATAGTGGGTTTGCCCGATGCGGCGGTGCAGGAGGCCAGGGAGAGGGTGCGGGTTGCGATCTCCAATTCAGGATACAAGTTCCCGACCAAGAAGGTGATCGTCAACCTTGCCCCCGCCAACCTCCGCAAGGAGGGGGCCGCCTTCGACCTTCCGATGGCGCTCGGCATACTCGCCGCGTCGGGGAGCCTGCCCCCCTCCGGCCTGGAGGACGTGGGCGTGGTCGGGGAGCTCTCGCTAGACGGCGGGCTGCGGGCGGTGAGGGGCGCCCTGTCGATGGCCGAGGCCGCCAGGCTTGGCGGGCTGCGGCGTTTAGTGTTGCCAGAAAAGAACGCCGGGGAGGCGGCCGCTTCGGGCGGAATAGAGGTATACGGGGTCGGGGGACTGCGGGAGGCTGCGGCGTTTTTGGCTTCCGGAAACGGGGTCGAGCCGGCCGAGCCGTGGTCTGAGAACGGGGAGGAGCCAGCACCCGCGGAGGACTTCGCAGACGTGGCGGGCCAGGGGTACGCGAAGAGGGCGCTCGAGGTCGCGGCGGCCGGTGGGCATAACGTGGTGATGAGCGGGCCGCCGGGTTCGGGCAAGACCATGCTCGCCCGCAGGATGCCGGGGATTCTGCCGCCCTTAAGTCTCGGGGAGAGGATCGAGGTGACCAAGGTCCACAGCGCGGGTGGGGAGGCCAACGGGTCGCTGCTGCGGGTGAGACCGTTCAGGGCGCCGCACCACACGATATCGACCGCGGGGTTGGCTGGCGGGGGAAGCAACCCGCGTCCGGGCGAGGTCTCCCTGGCCCATCACGGGGTGCTGTTTCTGGACGAGTTCCCCGAGTTCGGGCGCAGGACGCTCGAGGTCTTGCGGCAGCCGCTCGAGGACGGGTACGTGACCATCTCGCGGGTTGCGGCGACCTTGAGTTACCCGGCCAGGGTAACGCTGTTGTGCTCGATGAATCCCTGTCCGTGCGGGTACGCCGGGGATGCTCGGCGGGCGTGCCGGTGCACGCCCGGCCAGATCGAACGCTACCAGGGCCGCATCTCTGGGCCCCTGATCGACCGCATGGACCTCTTCGTCGACGTGCCGCGCCTCTCGCGCGAAGAACTGAGGGGCGGTCCTCGGGCCGAGCCTTCGCGGGCCATAAGGGAGCGGGTGACCGCGGCCCGGCGGGCCCAGTTGGATCGGCAGGGGTCACCGAACTGCGCCCTCTCCGGCCGCGTCCTCAGGGCCGCGTGCGGCTTGCGGGGGGACGCCGAGGCGTTGTTCGCGCGGGCCATAGACCGGATGGGCCTCTCCGGGCGCGGTCACGACAGGGTGCTGCGCGTCGCGAGGACCGTGGCCGACCTCTCGGGCGAGGGGGACATAGCCGTCGAGCACCTCGCCGAAGCCCTCAACTACAGGAGGGCGTACGGTGCCGGAGGTTAG
- a CDS encoding YraN family protein, producing MPGPPPELRRGLGLNNRPSGKRGERLARRFLEERGYTVVDQNYRTRHGELDLVASKDGTLVVVEVKLRRGTGFGDPLEAITLRKQRTIRAITEEYLLEKSPTFHTLRFDAIGILARSDGVRISHVTDAF from the coding sequence GTGCCGGGTCCACCGCCTGAGCTACGCCGGGGTCTTGGGCTGAACAACCGCCCGAGCGGGAAGCGCGGCGAGAGGCTCGCCCGCCGCTTCCTCGAAGAGCGGGGCTACACCGTCGTCGACCAGAACTACCGCACCCGCCACGGCGAGCTCGACCTCGTAGCAAGCAAGGACGGCACCCTCGTCGTGGTCGAGGTCAAGCTCCGGCGCGGCACGGGCTTCGGGGACCCGCTCGAGGCCATCACCCTCCGCAAGCAGCGGACTATACGCGCGATCACTGAAGAGTACCTCCTGGAAAAGTCCCCAACGTTCCACACCCTGCGCTTCGACGCCATCGGCATTCTTGCCCGCAGCGACGGGGTGCGGATCTCACACGTTACGGACGCCTTCTGA
- a CDS encoding FliA/WhiG family RNA polymerase sigma factor has protein sequence MTRQNLGSLWARYRRVRERAAGIACPTERRLVDREATMLRDRLVVNYSPLARYVAGRIFARSPGPVDREDLVSWGLFGLLGAVETYDPSRPAKFETYAISKIRWSILDELRKTDPLPRTTRLRVQRVERARCELAQCYGRSPTESEVAVRLGVSIADHRAFLEKVARSRVGSLEARSGCDPAEGGLHELVADQFGADPAQSVESSELRSLLVRAIEGLGEQERVVTTFYYYEGLTLREIGGALGLTEGRISQILRASRLRLREALLEMASFPESLSVDS, from the coding sequence GTGACGCGGCAGAACCTTGGGTCCCTGTGGGCGCGGTACCGAAGGGTAAGGGAGCGGGCGGCGGGGATTGCCTGTCCCACCGAGCGGCGGCTCGTGGACCGCGAGGCCACGATGCTGCGGGACAGGCTCGTCGTCAACTACTCGCCGCTCGCGCGGTACGTGGCCGGCAGGATCTTCGCCCGGTCACCCGGGCCCGTCGACCGGGAAGACCTCGTCTCGTGGGGGTTGTTCGGGCTGCTCGGGGCCGTCGAGACCTACGATCCGTCCAGGCCTGCCAAGTTCGAGACCTACGCCATATCCAAGATCCGGTGGTCCATCCTCGACGAGCTGCGAAAGACCGACCCGCTCCCACGCACTACCCGGCTGCGCGTCCAGCGGGTGGAGCGCGCCCGTTGCGAGCTCGCGCAATGCTACGGCAGGTCGCCGACGGAGTCCGAGGTCGCTGTGAGGTTGGGCGTATCGATAGCTGACCACCGGGCTTTTCTGGAGAAGGTCGCGAGGTCGAGGGTCGGGTCGCTGGAGGCGCGTTCCGGCTGTGATCCCGCCGAGGGCGGGCTGCACGAGCTCGTGGCCGACCAGTTCGGGGCCGACCCTGCGCAGTCCGTCGAGAGTTCGGAGCTCAGGTCCCTTCTCGTCCGCGCTATAGAGGGGCTGGGCGAGCAAGAGCGGGTGGTCACGACCTTCTACTACTACGAGGGCCTGACGCTGCGCGAGATCGGCGGCGCCCTCGGCCTGACGGAGGGCAGGATCTCCCAGATACTCCGGGCCTCCCGCCTGAGGCTCCGCGAGGCCCTCCTGGAGATGGCGAGTTTTCCGGAGAGCCTTTCGGTGGATTCGTAG
- a CDS encoding KH domain-containing protein, producing MERLENLLLLLVRPIVDEPDRVEVSATESDSHVDLELTVAPDDIGRVIGRGGRTIRAIRTVVKAASVKVGKRANVEVSD from the coding sequence GTGGAACGACTGGAGAACCTCCTGCTTCTCCTCGTCCGGCCCATAGTGGACGAGCCGGACAGGGTCGAAGTATCCGCAACCGAATCCGACTCGCACGTGGACCTCGAGCTCACCGTCGCGCCAGACGACATCGGAAGGGTCATAGGACGCGGGGGGCGCACGATCCGGGCCATCCGTACGGTCGTGAAGGCCGCCTCGGTGAAGGTCGGCAAGCGCGCCAACGTGGAGGTCTCGGACTAG
- a CDS encoding prepilin peptidase, translating into MIAFLAGLLGLVVGSFLNVVIHRVPLRRSIVWPGSRCPDCGAPIRAPDNVPVVSYALLGGRCRSCKSRISLRYPLVEALTGVLFAAAALRFGFGLPLLSALVLIGTLVALAGIDLEHRLLPNVIVGPAAVAGLALSILINPGAWWVYTVSALAVSGGLFALAIAYPGGMGMGDVKMGGMLGTFLGPYAALAVFLGALVGSVTAGLLMAGGKIDRRAALPFGVFLAVGGILVLFAGPYLWGFYLEFAARLVGGP; encoded by the coding sequence TTGATAGCGTTCCTTGCCGGGCTTCTGGGGCTCGTCGTCGGGAGCTTCTTGAACGTGGTGATCCACCGCGTACCACTCCGCCGGTCGATAGTATGGCCGGGTTCCCGGTGCCCGGACTGCGGCGCTCCGATCCGGGCGCCGGACAACGTGCCGGTCGTCTCGTACGCGCTCCTCGGGGGACGGTGCCGGAGTTGCAAGTCGCGCATCTCCCTCCGATACCCGCTCGTCGAGGCCCTTACAGGGGTGCTCTTCGCGGCGGCGGCCCTCAGGTTCGGGTTCGGCCTGCCTCTACTCTCGGCGCTGGTCCTGATCGGGACGCTAGTCGCGCTGGCCGGCATAGACCTGGAGCATCGCCTGCTCCCGAACGTAATAGTCGGCCCGGCGGCGGTGGCCGGATTGGCCCTCTCCATCCTGATCAACCCCGGGGCGTGGTGGGTGTATACCGTCTCCGCCCTCGCCGTTTCGGGCGGGTTGTTCGCGCTCGCCATCGCCTACCCCGGCGGCATGGGGATGGGGGACGTCAAGATGGGCGGGATGCTCGGGACGTTTCTGGGGCCGTACGCGGCCCTGGCGGTCTTCCTCGGCGCGCTCGTCGGCTCCGTCACCGCTGGGCTCCTCATGGCGGGTGGAAAGATAGACCGCCGCGCTGCGCTTCCCTTCGGGGTGTTTCTCGCCGTCGGGGGGATCTTGGTCCTCTTTGCGGGACCATACCTCTGGGGGTTCTACCTCGAATTCGCAGCAAGGCTCGTTGGTGGGCCGTGA
- a CDS encoding ribonuclease HII: MRAAPGTARRPDAAPLYAFDAAWTLDRGGPLAGADEAGRGALAGPLVAAAVVLGETQLSEVNDSKTLRAGRREAVFADVLRRAEAVSVVAFPAWWIDRHGVGRANREALTRVIEALRSRARCALADGNLKLGPDVECLPRADTRSAAVAAASVVAKVLRDGAMRELASTHSAYGFERHAGYGTEHHRAALARYGPCRVHRLSYAGVLG, encoded by the coding sequence TTGCGGGCCGCCCCCGGCACGGCACGCCGCCCGGACGCGGCCCCGCTCTACGCCTTCGACGCCGCCTGGACGCTCGACCGCGGCGGCCCGCTCGCGGGCGCCGACGAGGCGGGCCGCGGCGCCCTCGCCGGACCGCTCGTCGCCGCAGCCGTCGTTCTGGGCGAGACGCAGCTCTCCGAGGTGAACGATTCGAAGACGCTCCGGGCCGGCCGCCGCGAAGCGGTCTTCGCGGACGTTCTGCGCCGCGCCGAGGCCGTCTCAGTCGTCGCTTTTCCGGCGTGGTGGATCGACCGCCACGGCGTGGGCCGCGCGAACCGCGAGGCCCTCACGAGGGTTATCGAAGCCCTAAGATCCCGCGCCCGCTGCGCCCTCGCCGACGGAAACCTGAAGCTGGGGCCCGACGTGGAGTGCCTGCCGCGGGCGGATACCAGGAGCGCCGCCGTCGCCGCCGCGAGCGTCGTGGCGAAGGTCCTTCGTGACGGCGCCATGCGCGAGCTGGCCTCGACCCACTCCGCCTACGGCTTCGAGAGGCACGCCGGCTACGGGACCGAGCACCACAGGGCGGCCCTCGCCCGGTACGGCCCGTGCCGGGTCCACCGCCTGAGCTACGCCGGGGTCTTGGGCTGA
- a CDS encoding Asp23/Gls24 family envelope stress response protein: protein MTETSQERAGASPLQGDRGTTKIGDGVVLAIANAAAGEVGGAHLSHGGTRLPGDSSPTVGEFLGNITGGSGRPRGISVEVGESQAAVDLTINVDYGKNIASVAQELRRNVISRVESLTGLHVTEVNIVVNDLAFEQ from the coding sequence GTGACGGAGACGAGCCAGGAGCGCGCGGGCGCGAGCCCGCTGCAGGGAGACCGCGGGACCACGAAGATCGGGGACGGGGTGGTGCTCGCCATCGCGAACGCCGCCGCCGGGGAGGTCGGCGGCGCGCACCTCTCCCACGGGGGCACCAGGCTCCCTGGCGACAGCTCCCCGACCGTCGGCGAGTTCCTGGGCAACATCACGGGCGGGTCGGGCCGGCCGCGCGGCATCTCCGTAGAGGTCGGCGAGAGCCAGGCGGCCGTCGATTTGACCATCAACGTCGACTACGGCAAGAACATCGCAAGCGTCGCCCAGGAATTGCGCCGGAACGTGATCTCCCGCGTCGAAAGCCTAACCGGCCTGCACGTCACGGAGGTCAATATCGTCGTCAACGACCTTGCTTTCGAGCAGTAA
- the trmD gene encoding tRNA (guanosine(37)-N1)-methyltransferase TrmD, whose protein sequence is MNIDVFCVFPEAVDAALRVGVVGRAIERGVVGYRSFDLRDFSPNGRIDDMPYGGGAGMVVRVDVVARAFEEVYGAPAREVRNTRRVVLTEPAGRPLVQAYVDDIAAGPDLTVVCGRYGGVDERVRTELCTEAVSLGDFVLSGGEIVASALADAVVRRLDGVLGNAESLIGESFSGEGVVGPPMYTRPAVWDGEEVPGVLLSGNHAEIRAWRERESRTRSEARGTGRRSP, encoded by the coding sequence TTGAACATCGACGTCTTTTGCGTTTTCCCCGAGGCGGTCGACGCCGCCCTGCGCGTCGGCGTCGTCGGACGCGCGATAGAGCGCGGCGTCGTAGGCTACAGGAGCTTCGATCTCAGGGACTTCTCCCCGAACGGCCGCATCGACGACATGCCCTACGGCGGCGGCGCCGGGATGGTGGTGCGCGTCGACGTCGTTGCCCGCGCCTTCGAGGAGGTCTACGGCGCGCCGGCCAGGGAGGTTCGGAACACTCGCCGTGTCGTGCTCACGGAGCCGGCGGGACGCCCGCTCGTGCAGGCGTACGTGGACGACATCGCCGCCGGACCCGACCTTACGGTCGTCTGCGGGAGGTATGGGGGAGTCGACGAGCGCGTCCGGACGGAGCTTTGCACCGAAGCCGTTTCGCTCGGGGATTTCGTGCTCTCGGGCGGGGAGATCGTGGCCTCCGCGCTCGCCGACGCGGTGGTCAGGCGCCTCGACGGGGTGCTAGGAAACGCGGAGAGCCTAATCGGGGAGTCCTTCTCCGGGGAGGGCGTGGTTGGGCCGCCGATGTACACGCGGCCGGCCGTCTGGGATGGAGAGGAGGTGCCCGGCGTGCTATTATCCGGCAATCATGCGGAGATCCGCGCCTGGCGCGAGCGGGAGTCTCGGACCAGGTCGGAGGCGAGGGGGACCGGCCGCCGGTCCCCGTGA
- a CDS encoding sigma-70 family RNA polymerase sigma factor translates to MGSMRMVAGAAERGRQDAAALIRTHRETGDRKAIETILDMHGGLVAHLAGRHARVSDEAYEDLIQVAHVGLMKAVKNYEDAPGAGFATYAYAVVDGEIRHHLRDTQLVKKPRWSRGLYSKVTSAAARLEADLGRRPELEEIAEEVNVSPDGIVELMKLYHDTSVVSLDGAEEEGIDLSAIRSIHHESFSLPIEDRIVLEQAIESLSEIQRRVVYLFFYKDLTQTEVGKRLGLSQRKVSRLVASSVKSLRTL, encoded by the coding sequence ATGGGGTCGATGAGGATGGTGGCGGGCGCCGCGGAACGGGGTCGGCAAGACGCGGCGGCCCTGATCCGGACCCACAGAGAGACCGGGGACAGGAAGGCCATAGAAACGATACTAGATATGCACGGGGGGCTAGTCGCCCACCTTGCCGGGCGGCACGCAAGGGTTTCGGACGAGGCCTACGAGGACCTGATACAGGTCGCCCACGTGGGGCTCATGAAGGCCGTAAAGAACTACGAAGACGCCCCGGGCGCGGGGTTCGCGACCTACGCTTACGCCGTGGTGGACGGTGAGATCCGCCACCACCTCCGCGACACCCAGCTCGTAAAGAAACCCCGCTGGTCGCGCGGCCTCTACTCCAAAGTCACCTCGGCGGCGGCGCGGCTCGAAGCAGACCTCGGCCGCAGGCCCGAACTCGAAGAGATAGCCGAAGAGGTCAACGTCTCGCCAGACGGCATCGTCGAGTTGATGAAGCTCTACCACGACACGAGCGTCGTCTCGCTCGACGGCGCCGAGGAAGAGGGCATTGACCTCTCGGCCATCAGGAGCATCCACCACGAGAGTTTCTCTCTCCCGATAGAGGACCGCATCGTGCTGGAGCAGGCCATAGAGTCGTTGAGCGAGATCCAACGCAGAGTCGTCTACCTGTTCTTCTACAAGGACCTAACGCAGACGGAGGTCGGAAAACGGCTCGGGCTCTCGCAGCGAAAGGTGTCGCGGCTCGTCGCTTCTTCTGTGAAGTCGCTGAGAACGCTCTGA
- the dprA gene encoding DNA-processing protein DprA, which translates to MPEVREGEAYLFLSLLQARVGGSLVSRLAGGRVKDVLEKPAARISREMNLTERAARALAEMRQTFEARALLGRLGHAGVQTITLADEAYPARLRVAPDPPPALFVRGRLAPEALVALVGSRKATPAGVEMARSLGRELAARGVCVVSGLALGVDAAAHEGALEAGGETMGVLGCGIDVVYPRANRGLFRRVEERGALVSEYAPGEAPLAWRFPARNRIIAGLSDAVVVVEAPEKSGALITARHALDAGRDVWAVPGPPGVPECRGSNRLLADGAGVLWDLPEFLDAVAGRAGDKPPPGPAPEEPAAPEPALPDPPIGLPEEEAGVLRGVDFRSVGADVVAGRTGVEMKVVLSALAMLEIKGYVARDAAGNFARRSAS; encoded by the coding sequence GTGCCGGAGGTTAGGGAGGGAGAAGCGTACCTGTTTCTGTCCCTCTTGCAGGCCAGGGTCGGCGGTAGTCTGGTCTCGCGCCTCGCGGGCGGGCGCGTAAAGGACGTTCTCGAGAAGCCCGCGGCCCGGATCTCGCGCGAGATGAACCTGACCGAGAGGGCCGCCCGCGCCCTTGCCGAGATGAGGCAGACCTTCGAGGCCCGAGCCCTCCTGGGACGGCTGGGACACGCGGGAGTCCAGACAATAACGCTGGCCGACGAGGCGTATCCGGCGCGCTTGAGGGTCGCCCCGGATCCGCCGCCGGCCCTCTTCGTTCGAGGCCGACTGGCGCCGGAGGCCCTGGTGGCGCTCGTGGGTTCGCGTAAGGCGACGCCGGCCGGGGTCGAGATGGCGCGCTCGCTCGGGCGGGAGCTCGCGGCTAGGGGCGTCTGCGTGGTGAGCGGGCTGGCGCTCGGGGTCGACGCGGCGGCCCACGAGGGCGCCCTTGAGGCAGGGGGCGAAACGATGGGCGTGCTCGGCTGCGGTATCGACGTCGTTTACCCGAGGGCCAACAGGGGTCTGTTCCGGCGCGTGGAGGAACGCGGGGCGCTCGTCTCCGAGTACGCTCCGGGGGAGGCGCCGCTCGCGTGGCGGTTCCCGGCACGTAACAGGATCATCGCCGGCCTCTCCGACGCGGTCGTGGTCGTCGAGGCGCCGGAGAAGAGCGGCGCCCTCATCACGGCGCGCCACGCGCTGGACGCCGGAAGGGACGTCTGGGCCGTGCCGGGGCCTCCCGGCGTGCCCGAGTGCCGCGGCTCGAACAGGCTGCTGGCCGACGGCGCGGGAGTGCTGTGGGACTTGCCGGAGTTCCTCGATGCCGTTGCGGGCCGGGCCGGGGATAAACCGCCGCCCGGCCCGGCACCCGAGGAGCCTGCCGCTCCAGAGCCCGCGCTACCCGACCCGCCGATAGGGTTGCCGGAGGAAGAGGCCGGGGTGTTGCGGGGGGTGGATTTTCGGTCCGTGGGGGCAGACGTGGTGGCAGGCCGGACGGGGGTGGAAATGAAAGTCGTGCTAAGCGCGCTCGCCATGCTGGAGATCAAGGGTTACGTGGCCCGCGACGCGGCGGGCAACTTCGCGCGGCGGTCGGCCTCGTGA
- the rplS gene encoding 50S ribosomal protein L19: MITSENLQQRDVVFKPGDTVKVHYRVIEGNRERVQVFEGLCIARKGGGIDETFTVRKNSFGVHVERIFPLHSPKIAQIEVSRRGAVRRAKLYYIRDKVGKKARVKKAR; this comes from the coding sequence ATGATAACGAGCGAGAATTTGCAGCAGAGGGACGTCGTCTTCAAGCCGGGCGACACGGTGAAGGTCCACTACCGCGTCATAGAGGGCAACCGCGAGAGGGTGCAGGTCTTCGAGGGCCTGTGTATCGCCCGCAAGGGCGGAGGTATCGACGAGACGTTCACCGTCAGGAAGAACTCCTTCGGGGTACACGTGGAGAGGATCTTCCCTCTACACTCGCCCAAGATCGCGCAGATAGAGGTCTCCCGCCGGGGCGCCGTGCGCCGCGCGAAGCTCTACTACATCCGCGACAAGGTAGGCAAGAAGGCCCGCGTCAAGAAGGCCCGCTAG
- the rimM gene encoding ribosome maturation factor RimM (Essential for efficient processing of 16S rRNA), whose product MADLPDPVTIGVIVGPHGVRGTVRVRPSGSGDHLRDGISPQVAGVRRKILASRPTPKGFLLELEGVGDRPGAASLKGEPLLLDRSELDSPEEGEFYVGDLVGLTAMDEAGERIGEVKETFETAAHEVLVIRTGGEELFVPFTMEHVPTLDLAGRSLVVRPPE is encoded by the coding sequence GTGGCGGACCTCCCCGACCCGGTGACGATCGGCGTGATCGTCGGCCCCCACGGCGTGCGCGGCACGGTAAGGGTGCGGCCCTCGGGGTCGGGCGACCACCTCCGGGACGGCATCTCGCCCCAGGTGGCGGGCGTGCGACGCAAGATCCTGGCCTCCCGCCCCACCCCGAAGGGTTTTCTGTTGGAACTCGAAGGCGTCGGCGACCGACCCGGGGCGGCGAGCCTCAAGGGCGAGCCTCTCCTGCTCGACAGGTCCGAGCTCGATAGCCCGGAGGAGGGCGAGTTCTACGTCGGCGACCTGGTCGGCCTGACGGCGATGGACGAGGCGGGGGAGAGGATCGGCGAGGTGAAGGAGACCTTCGAGACGGCGGCGCACGAAGTGCTGGTGATCCGAACCGGCGGGGAAGAGTTGTTCGTACCCTTCACCATGGAGCACGTCCCCACCCTGGACCTCGCGGGCCGCAGCCTCGTCGTGCGCCCGCCGGAGTAG
- the rpsP gene encoding 30S ribosomal protein S16 codes for MAVKIRLARHGSKGNPFYRIVVADARSPRDGAFIDRIGTYDPQAEPSAITVDEEKARDWIGKGAQPTDQVRNLLKISGVL; via the coding sequence ATGGCGGTAAAGATCAGGCTCGCGAGGCACGGCTCGAAGGGGAACCCCTTCTACAGGATAGTGGTCGCCGACGCCCGCAGCCCGCGCGACGGCGCGTTCATAGACAGGATAGGCACCTACGACCCGCAGGCAGAGCCCTCGGCCATCACGGTCGACGAGGAGAAGGCGCGCGACTGGATCGGCAAGGGCGCCCAGCCCACGGACCAGGTCCGCAACCTCCTGAAGATCTCCGGCGTCCTGTAG
- the ffh gene encoding signal recognition particle protein: MFDTLGDRLNKALDGVRGSGNLTEDQVKKVTREIRLALLEADVNYGVVKEFVSNVRERATGADVSKALSPGQQVVKIVNEELANLMGGTSHKLSFASRPPTVVMLAGLNGHGKTTTAGKLALFVRKLGKNPYLVACDTYRPAAIEQLQQIGRELSVPVYTEGTGPKPEEIAERGIKEAREGGYDFVIVDTAGRQVVDMDMMEEIKRVRSVSKPHSVLLVLDVVTGQNAVDVAQAFKEYADFDGMVLTKLDGDARGGAALSVVSVTERPIRFASEGEKMSEFDYFYPDRMAGRILGMGDVMTLIEKAEQQMDREEAQADAQRLMSGKFTFEDFLKQMQMIKRMGPISGLLGMIPGLGKQLKGVEIDDNQLARVEAMVTSMTVKERRNPKLLQNPSRARRIARGSGATQQDVQKLVKQFGEMQKMMKQMGKGGGMPKLPGLSGRR; the protein is encoded by the coding sequence ATGTTCGATACCTTAGGCGACAGGCTCAACAAGGCGCTCGACGGGGTCCGCGGCAGCGGCAACCTGACCGAGGACCAGGTAAAGAAGGTGACGCGCGAGATCCGGCTCGCCCTGCTCGAGGCGGACGTGAACTACGGCGTCGTAAAGGAGTTCGTCTCGAACGTCAGGGAGCGGGCGACCGGGGCCGACGTCTCCAAGGCGCTCAGTCCCGGCCAGCAGGTGGTCAAGATCGTCAACGAGGAGCTGGCGAACCTGATGGGCGGGACCTCGCACAAGCTCTCCTTCGCGTCGCGCCCGCCCACGGTGGTCATGCTCGCCGGCCTCAACGGTCACGGCAAGACGACGACGGCGGGCAAGCTGGCGCTCTTCGTGCGGAAGCTCGGGAAGAACCCTTATCTCGTCGCCTGCGACACTTACCGTCCGGCCGCCATAGAGCAGTTGCAGCAGATCGGGCGCGAGTTGTCCGTTCCGGTCTACACGGAGGGGACGGGGCCTAAGCCGGAGGAGATCGCCGAGCGGGGCATCAAGGAGGCGAGGGAGGGCGGCTACGACTTCGTCATCGTGGACACGGCGGGCCGGCAGGTCGTCGACATGGACATGATGGAGGAGATCAAGCGCGTCCGCAGCGTCTCGAAGCCCCACTCCGTGCTCCTCGTTCTCGACGTGGTGACGGGCCAGAACGCCGTCGACGTGGCGCAGGCGTTCAAGGAGTACGCGGACTTCGACGGGATGGTGCTCACCAAGCTCGACGGCGACGCGCGCGGCGGGGCGGCGTTATCCGTCGTCTCGGTGACGGAGCGGCCGATAAGGTTCGCCTCCGAGGGCGAGAAAATGAGCGAGTTCGACTACTTCTATCCGGATCGGATGGCCGGGCGCATACTCGGGATGGGCGACGTCATGACGCTCATCGAGAAGGCCGAGCAGCAGATGGACCGGGAGGAGGCGCAGGCCGACGCCCAGCGGCTGATGAGCGGCAAGTTCACGTTCGAGGACTTCTTGAAGCAGATGCAGATGATCAAGAGGATGGGCCCGATCTCGGGCCTGCTCGGCATGATCCCGGGCCTCGGCAAGCAGCTAAAAGGCGTGGAGATAGACGACAACCAGCTCGCGAGGGTCGAGGCTATGGTAACCTCCATGACCGTCAAGGAGCGCCGCAACCCGAAATTGTTGCAGAACCCGAGCCGGGCGCGCAGGATCGCGCGCGGCTCCGGCGCCACGCAGCAGGACGTGCAGAAGCTCGTCAAGCAGTTCGGCGAGATGCAGAAGATGATGAAGCAGATGGGCAAGGGCGGCGGGATGCCGAAGTTGCCCGGGCTGTCCGGACGCAGGTAG